TGAAAAACCAGCTGGAGTAATTACAAAAACAGATATATGTCGGTTGGTAGCAGCTGAAATTTTAGTGCCAGAATATTAAACTGCTCTAAAACTTTTTTAGTACATTAAATTGGCTGTCGCACTAAGACCGTCAATTATATTTTTATTTATTGAATTTTTTAACTTTGAAAATTCTATTAAATCATTTTTTATAACTCTGAAATCACTGTAAAATGAAATTTATTTTTATATTTTTAAAATAAGTTAATCTTAACAAGATATGATGAGTAAAATAAGAATTCAGCTTAAAATTTTAATTTTTAATCTTCAATATTGTAAGAAGTGCATCTGCCGGGATTTGAACCCGGGTCGTAGGCTTGGAAGGCCCAAGTCCTAACCAGACTAGACTACAGATGCAATGAGATCTCCTGGATTTAAAATAAGTTGATTTAAAATAGGGATAGAATAAATATAAGTGGATTTAGTTTAATTAATTTTAAAATTCATTATTATAAGAAGTGCATCTGCCGGGATTTGAACCCGGGTCGTAGGCTTGGAAGGCCCAAGTCCTAACCAGACTAGACTACAGATGCAATGCGGCGTCCGGGATTTGAACCCGGGTCACTGGCGTGGCAGGCCAGAGTCTTAACCAGACTGGACTAACGTCGCATATCAGCATACCATCCTTTTTAGGTTCATCATATATAAACTTTTAGGTTTTTTGTGAGGTCAAATGCCAAATTTCCTCAAAATCGATGTTATTGAATAATTTCTCTGTTAATATTAATATGTTTTTATATCCATTTTTTCCTTCTAAAGTAAGCCAGCATAAATAGTGCTACTATCACCATTATTACTAAAACAGCAGGGTATCCTAATGGTTCCCTTAGTTCTGGCATGTTGTTGAAATTCATCCCATAAAGCCCTACAATAAATGTTAAAGGCACGAATACAGTAGATATCACTGTTAGAACCCTTACTATTTCATTTAATTTGTTACTTGTGCTTGAAAGATAGATATCTAATATTTCTGAAGTTCTATCTCTTAAAGATTCTAACATCTCATAGATCTGCAGCGAGTGGTCATAGACATCTCTAAAATAATAGTCTGTTGATTCTGCAATTTGAAAATATTCTGAGGATTCAAGTGTACTCAGCATTTCTCTGAGGGGGCGAATTGTTTTTCTAAGGGTTATAATGTCCATTTTAATGCTGTGAATTCTCTTAAGAACCGCAGGACTTGTATTTTCTATTAGATTATATTCTATGCGCTCTATATTGTCCTCAACATTTTCCAGATCTAAAAAATAACTATCGATAATTGTGTCTATTAATGAATACAATAAGTAGTCAGCTCCCCTGCTGTTTATTTGGTTCTCTTTAGTTTTTATTCTTTTGATGATTAAATCAAATAAGGGCTCATCATCATCCTGGAAAGAAATTACCAGATTCTTCTTGAGAATCAAGCTAACCTGTTTTGTAACCATCTGATCATTTTCACTGACATCAAATAACTTCAAGACTATGTAAAGGTAGTCGCTGTAATCTTCTACTTTCGGGCGCTGATTTGTGTTTAATACGTCTTCAAGTACCAGTGGATGTAAATTAAAACATTTACCTATTTTTTTTAAATTTTCTACATCTTTAAGGCCATTTATTTTTATCCACTTTATTGTATTTTTATTTGCAAATTGGGGGCATTCATCTATCGTTTTTTCATTGAAAATATCTTTATTATATTCGATAAGAATCATTTTAGTGGGTATATTTTCTGCACCTGTGTAAATAAGTGATCCTGGAGGAAGTCCTGCTTTTTTTGACCGTTGTTTCAAATTTAGCATGTTTTCACGTTAAAATTTATTTATTTTTATAAGATTAATGCTAATTTTTATTTTATTATTTAATTTTTGAAATATTTTATTAGACTTAAAGCTGGTATAAATTTGAGAATTAATTTAAATTTATTATTGGATAATGTTATTTCTTCGAAACATTTATATAAGGAAAAAGGCAATCTACTTCCGGCGTAGAATATATAGTGTAAAAATTTTATATATGTTGACTTATTTAATCATGCAATGCTCAAAAATATGAAAATAAGTTAAATGAGATTTATTTAATGGGGTGCATTGTTATATTGGCTGTGTTAATTTTTGTAAACAGCATTAAAGCAGTTTATATTCAATATACATAAATTTAAAGTCAGTATAATAATGGATATCTAATTAAAATTCAAAAATATGAGGTTTTACGATTAGCGGTCAAATTACACAAATAAAATATTGTAAATGGTGCGGTAAACCATTTGAAGTGAAATCACCAAATCAAAAATACTGTCCATCTGATATTAGTAATTGTAGCCAGGAAGCTAAGCGTGAAAGCTGGCGTAAAGCATCAGGAAAATACAGGAAGACTTATAAAGATATTTCAAATCTTCCACAGGAATATAAATTAGGATCTGGACTTTTAAGTTGTCATTCTCAGATTGATTTTGATAAAGAATATCTTGCTATACAGAAAGAAAAGAAAAGATTGAAACTGAACGGGGTAGTAATAGGTTTAAGCATGGGAATTCAACTTACTTCCCGGTCTTTTATTGATGATATTTTGCAGAGGGGCATGGCTCCTTTTTTTGATAATCCTCAGTTGTTATTTTTAGTTATAGTGCTTGCAGGAGTTCTTATTTTTGGAATATATCATGAGTAATAATTTAACTCATTTTTTTATATAAACATATGATGGTTAATTATGGTACAAAATAATTGTCCATTTATTATTAATTTAATAAAAAAACTGGTGAGTTTATGGAAATATTTTTAGTAGAACTAATTGTTATTTTGATAATTTCATTACTTATTGTAATAAAATCAGCAGATATCTTTGTTGATCATTTGGTAGAAGTCGGTGCTTTGTTGGGGATATCCCAGATAATACTGGGAGTTACAGCGTCGGCTATTGGGACTTCTCTGCCAGAATTTGGTTCTGCTATGATAGCTACTTTAAGCGGCAGTGTGGATATAGGAGTTGGAACTGTAATTGGATCAAATATATGGAACATTGCAGGGATATTAGGTATAACTGCCGCTTTTACAGGAGTTATAAAATCAGATACTAAAGGGCTTAAAAGGGACGGAGCAGTTACACTTGCCACCGCGCTTATACTGATGTTTTTCATGTTCTTTGGGGACATTGGAAAAATAGCAGCTATTGTAATGATAGTTGTATATGCAATTTACCTGAGAAGCTTAATAAAAGCCCAAAAAGAAGATGCTGAAAGTAATAAGATTGAAATTGAAGAAAAATCTGAACTTGAAAACATTAATGAAAAGTCTGGATCCAAACTTAAATCAATCCCTCCTAAGAGCATAGTGTGGATATTAGTTGGATTTGCAGGACTGATAATCGGATGCAGGCTTTTAGTTTACAGTGGAACTGAAATTGGGAAGATTTTAGGTATTCCTGAAATGATAATGGGTCTATTTGTGCTTGCTATTGGAACCAGTATCCCTGAACTTGTGGTTACGTTCTCATCTGCCATGAAAGGTTTACATGATTTATCAATAGGGACCGTTCTTGGAAGTAACACTTTCAATATACTTATAGGAATTGGAGTACCTGCCCTTATTTTGAACGTTCCTGTAGACCATACTTCACTTATCTTTGATGCTCCTGCGATGATTTTTGTTACAGTACTGCTGTTATTACTTATAAAAAAAGATATGAAACTTACAAGAAGCAATGGATTAATTTTGCTGGCAACATATATAGCTTATGCAGTAATAAGAATATTTGTATTCGGGTGATACTATGTATAAAAAAGTATTGGTTACAAGTACTGGGGAATATTTAGATGAAATAATTGAACATACTCTTGATTTAGTAGATGGAAGATCGATAGAAGTCATTGGCCTTTATATTGCAGATACATCTGCACCTTTCCTGACTCCAAGTAAAGTTAAACAGATGATGGTTAACGAGTTGAAAAGCAAAGGAAAAGAAGTTTTAGAAAGCATGGGACAAGAATTCGAAAATGCAGGTTTAAATTTCAAACCGATGCTTATTGAGGGGGATCCTGCAGAAAAGATAGTTGAAACTGCAGAAGATGAAAATGTAGATGTAATAATAATGGGAACTGGAAAAAGCAAAATAGATAAGCACCTGCTTGGTAGCGTATCTGAAAAAGTTGTCCACTCAGCTCCATGCACAGTCCTTTTGATAAGGTCTAAACATAAGCCTTTAGAGCAGATCGAGTAGATTTAATTAAAAAAAATAAATAAAGTATATTTTTTTATTTTTACACTCTTTTTTCAATAGATTCTTCAATTAATTTTAAATCTACATTGTCTTCAACGATTTCAGCAAGCCTATCGATTGAATACTTCTTAAGGTTCTCAAAATTGTCTTCACTAAAACCGAGCATATCAATACCGTTTTGAGCCCTTAAATAATCTGTAAAGAACCTTCTAAAGGTGAAATTGTGGAATATTCCGTGAAGATATGTACCTGCAGTATAACCATTCACTGCGCCGTCATATGGAGATGATGGGTGATTTCCACATCCTTCAATAACTTCAAATAGTGGTTTGGATTCTCCAAGAAGTGTAAGGCCTTCATGCAGTTCGTATCCATTTACAGAATCTCCTTTTATTTCTTTAAATATTCCATTTCCAAGTATGCTTGCTCTACTTTGAGTGACAATTTTGTCAATTCTGTCAAATTTAGTTTTAGCATCTAAAATACCAATTCCTTCCACGCTGCCGTATTTGGATTCTTTAAATGATTCATCAATTATCTTTTTTCCAAGCATTTGGTATCCACCACATATCCCAAAAACAGGTATTTCTCTGGATAAACTGGCAATTTCATCGGTGAAACCAGCTTCATTTAAAGCTATCATATCGTTAACAGTGTTTCTTGTCCCTGGAAGTATCAGTGCATCTACATTCCCTATTTCATCTCCCATTTCTATTAATTTTATACCAACATCAGGTTCGTATTCGAGGGGATCTATATCTGTAAAATTAGAGATCCTTGGGAGGCGCATCACTCCAATGGTTACTTTTTCGTTTTTACTGTATTTTCGTTCTGATAATGATGCAGAATCTTCTTCTGGAAGTTTTAAGCTTTCATCATATGGTAAAACTCCAAGTACTGGAGCTCCTACAATTTCTTCAATTTGACGTATTCCCGGAATTAATATGTCCAGGTTACCTCTGAATTTGTTGATAATTATTCCTTTTATCCTTTTCCTGTCTTTTTCAGGAAGTAAAGCAAATGTTCCTGCGATTGATGCGAAAACTCCTCCTCTATCGATGTCTGCAACTAATATAACATCTGCATCTGCAATTTCTGCTATTTTCATGTTTGCAAGGTCTTTGTCCTGCATATTTATTTCTGCAGGGGAACCTGCACCTTCTATCACTATTATGTCATATTTTTCCTTTAGAGTATCTAAAGATGTTTTTATAGCTTTTAAAGCTTTTTCTCTAAATGAATTCTGGTAATCATAGAAATTCATATCATTAACAGGTTTCCCATGCACTATTACCTGGGATATGAAATCTTCCTTTGGTTTAAGGAGGATTGGGTTCATATGGTATGAAGGTTCAATACCTGCGGCTTCAGCCTGCAGAACCTGCGCAATTGCTATTTCTGCATTTTCATGAGTTGTATATGAGTTAAGGGACATGTTTTGAGATTTAAACGGTGCAACGTTGTATCCTCTCTTTGAAAATATTCTACAAAGTGCAGCTACAACAACACTTTTTCCTGCATTTGATGAAGTTCCCTGTACCATTATGCATTTGGTTTTATCAGAACGCAAAATTCAGCCTCCGTATATGTTAAATTTAAAATGATCTACCTCTAATTTTAAAGTTAATAGTAAATATTTTAAAATTGTTTCAATATTGTTTTCAATTATATTAAAAGTAATTTTATTATGTTATAATTCTCAAAAATAGTAATACTGATGGTATGATATTATGGAAACTTCTGTATTTCAAAATAATTTACTGCGCCAAAAAATCAAGTTGAGGAGATAATTATGATGAGCAAAAAGATTGAAGTACCTAAAACTGTATCTAAGACTGAAAGTGCCTTTTTTAATGAGCTTAAAAATTTTAAAGGGGAAGAGGCCACTATTATACTTTTAAATGGCAGTTCAGTGCACGCCAAAATAATTGCTATTGAATTCAAAAACTTAAATTTCATTGTAGAGTATGCTGACGGTATTAAAGAAATGATCAGCGGTGGAGCAATACAAAGTGTAAGATTAGGAAGTAAAATTGAAAAAAAGTAAGATTGTTTATTATTTAAATTGATATAACTTATTTTTAGATATTTTAAGTGTATTGCAAAAGGGTTATATAATGTGAATTCTAATTGATTATTCCATTTATTAAATAAAATGAAAATGCATATTCAAATAAGTAAGTAGGTAAATAAACTCATTTCTCGGTTTATCCTGCATTTATTCTAAAATGCATGGTTAACTTTTAGAAAAATTTTTGAATAATGAGTTTTATTCTAATTGATGTTAAAATTTGTTTTGCAGACATCGAGGAAATTATAGAAACTGATTTCAACAATTATAAATATGAAATCAGTCATAAAATTATTCTAAAAAGAATTTAAAATAATTAATTGGTTAAAGTTAAAGTGAAATATTTTTAAATTCAAGAAACGAAAAGTAGATATTTATATATAACAATATTATATATCAATAAAGTTAATATTCCATAAAGTTATTATAAATAAAAATGTTGATTTTTTAAATATAAAATGAAAATAGGAGGTTGTCATGAATCATGGCAAATCTAAATTCAGACTCAAGTTCAAGCTCAAATTCATTCAATTTAAGAACTTATAAGACATCAGAGGAAATTAAAGTCCCTGAAAAGATCATTGATCAAATTATAGGTCAAGAAGAAGCAGTTGAGACTATTAAGAAGGCTGCAAAACAGAGAAGGAATGTTCTTTTAATTGGGGAACCGGGAATTGGTAAATCCATGCTCGCAAAGGGAATGGCAGAACTGCTACCTCCAGAAGAACTTCAAGATATCCTGGTTTATCCAAATATTGAAGATAATCATAACCCTCTAATTGGAACTATGCCTGCTGGGGAAGGTAAAAAAATAGTTGCAAACTATAAAGCCAAAGCAAAATCTCAGGAAGAAAGGAAGAACATGTTCACAATGATTATAATTTCCTTTATACTAATTGTGGGATTTGTGGTGAACCAATTTTTCATGGCTTTAATAGCAGCAGCAATTGTTTTTGTTGCACTTCTGCAAATAAAGCCTAGAACTACAGTTATGATTCCTAAACTTCTTGTAAGCAATGAAAACAACATTACTGCTCCTTTCATTGACGCAACAGGTGCACATGCAGGAGCTCTTTTAGGTGATGTAAGACATGACCCTTATCAATCAGGAGGATTAGGAACTCCTGCCCACGAACGTGTTGAAGCTGGAATGATTCACAAAGCCAGCAAAGGTGTTCTTTACGTGGACGAAATTGGGACCATGCATATGAAAACTCAACAAGAGTTACTGACTGCTATGCAGGAAAAGAAATATTCAATAACTGGGCAAAGTGAAACAAGCAGTGGGGCAATGGTCAGATCCCAGGCGGTTCCATGTGACTTCGTACTTGTAGCATCTGGAAATCTCAAAGTACTTGAGGGAATGCATATTGCACTTAGATCAAGGATACGTGGATATGGTTACGAAGTATTTATGAAAGATTCAATGCCAGACACACCTGAAAATAGGGATAAACTGGTTCAATTTGTAGCTCAAGAAGTTGAAAAAGATGGTAGGATACCTCACTTTAGTAGAGAAGCAGTTGCGGAGATTATAAGGGAAGCTCAAAGAAGAGCTGGTAAAAAGGATACACTTACTCTAAGATTAAGAGATTTAGGTGGTCTTGTAAGGGCTGCAGGTGATATTGCAAAAGGAGAAGGTGCAGAGCACGTCACTTTAGAGCATGTATTAGGTGCTAAAAAGCTTGCAAGGACACTTGAACAGCAAATTGCAGATCGTTACATTGGCCAGAAAAAACAGTACGAGACTTTTGCATCTGAAGGTGGAAAAATAGGTACTGTAAATGGTCTTGCAATAATTGGAGATAGAAGTGGTATAATCCTCCCAATAGTTGCTGAAGCTGCTCCTGCCCAAAGTAAATCTGAAGGTAAGATCATTGCAACAGGTAAACTTGGTGAAATTGCCAAAGAAGCTGTTCAAAACGTCAGCGCTTTAATTAAAAAGCATACTGGAACAGATATATCAAGCTATGATATTCACATACAGTTCCTGCAGTCTTATGAAGGTGTTGAAGGGGACAGTGCAAGTGTTTCAGTAGCTACAGCAGTAATTTCGTCACTGGAAAACATTCCTGTAGACCAGTCAGTTGCACTCACTGGTTCATTAAGTGTCAGAGGAGATGTTCTCCCTGTAGGTGGAGTGACTGGTAAAATTGAAGCTGCAGCAGAATCAGGAATTAAAAAGGTTTTAATACCTAAGTCAAATATGAATGATGTTCTGATTGAGGAAAGATACAGAAATAAAATTGAAATAATTCCTGTAGAAAACATGAGTGAAGTATTGGAACATGCATTACTTGGAAAAGATAAGAAAGGTCTTCTTGACAGAATGCAGAAAATCACCAATATGGTACCTAACATAGGTTTACAAAACCCAACAACTCATTAACTTGAATCTTGAAAGGAATTTTTTTCCTTTCATTTATTTTTATATTTAAAATAGCATTTTATTTTAAATGGATTGAATTATATAATATCATAAATATTTAGGATGAATTATTGTTATGCTAATTTTGATTACACGCATTTTAATATTTGCCTTAATTAATGATAAATAGAAAATGAAGGAACGATAAAGATGGAAAAATTAAGATTTTTTGATTTAGATCTCTCAGATGAGATCAAACGAGCCATTAAAGATATGGGATTTGAAGAAGCAACCCCGATTCAGTCACTTGCAATTCCATATATATTAGATGAAAAAGATGTTATAGGGCAGGCCCAAACCGGAACCGGAAAAACAGCAGCATTTGGAATTCCCACTTTAGAAAGAGTAGATCCAGATAATAAAAGTCTACAAGCTGTAATTTTATGCCCTACAAGAGAGCTTGCAATTCAAGTAGCTGAAGAACTCAGAAAGCTTTCAAAATACATGAGAAAACTCAATGTTCTGCCAATCTATGGTGGTCAACCAATTGAAAGGCAGATTAAATCCCTTAAAAAAGGTGTACAAATTATTATTGGTACTCCTGGACGTGTAATGGATCATATGCGGCGTGGAACCTTAAAAATGAACAACGTCAAAATTATGGTTCTTGATGAAGCAGATGAAATGCTTGACATGGGATTTAGGGAAGATATAGAAACAGTTTTAGAGGATATGCCTGAAGAAAGACAGACTCTCCTTTTCTCTGCAACCATGTCTAAAGCAATTTTGAATTTAACCAAAAGATATCAGACTAATCCTGAATTTTTAAAGGTCATTCACCAGCAGATGACAGTTCCAGAAATTCAGCAGATATACTTTGAAGTTAAAGAGAAAATGAAATTAGAACTTTTATCCCGTTTAATAGACATATACAACCCTCAACTATCTCTGGTATTTTGTAATACCAAAAGAAGGGTTGATACTCTTGTAACTCACCTTCAGGTAAGGGGATATCTTGCAGATGGACTTCATGGAGATATGACTCAAGGACAGAGGGATAGAGTCATGTCCAAATTCAGATCAGGTCAGATTGAGATCCTTGTTGCAACAGACGTTGCAGCCCGTGGAATCGACGTAGGTGATGTAGAAGCTGTATTTAACTATGATGTGCCTAACGATGATGAATATTATGTGCATAGGATAGGTAGAACAGGCCGTGCAGG
This genomic window from Methanobacterium veterum contains:
- the corA gene encoding magnesium/cobalt transporter CorA, which codes for MLNLKQRSKKAGLPPGSLIYTGAENIPTKMILIEYNKDIFNEKTIDECPQFANKNTIKWIKINGLKDVENLKKIGKCFNLHPLVLEDVLNTNQRPKVEDYSDYLYIVLKLFDVSENDQMVTKQVSLILKKNLVISFQDDDEPLFDLIIKRIKTKENQINSRGADYLLYSLIDTIIDSYFLDLENVEDNIERIEYNLIENTSPAVLKRIHSIKMDIITLRKTIRPLREMLSTLESSEYFQIAESTDYYFRDVYDHSLQIYEMLESLRDRTSEILDIYLSSTSNKLNEIVRVLTVISTVFVPLTFIVGLYGMNFNNMPELREPLGYPAVLVIMVIVALFMLAYFRRKKWI
- a CDS encoding calcium/sodium antiporter, whose protein sequence is MEIFLVELIVILIISLLIVIKSADIFVDHLVEVGALLGISQIILGVTASAIGTSLPEFGSAMIATLSGSVDIGVGTVIGSNIWNIAGILGITAAFTGVIKSDTKGLKRDGAVTLATALILMFFMFFGDIGKIAAIVMIVVYAIYLRSLIKAQKEDAESNKIEIEEKSELENINEKSGSKLKSIPPKSIVWILVGFAGLIIGCRLLVYSGTEIGKILGIPEMIMGLFVLAIGTSIPELVVTFSSAMKGLHDLSIGTVLGSNTFNILIGIGVPALILNVPVDHTSLIFDAPAMIFVTVLLLLLIKKDMKLTRSNGLILLATYIAYAVIRIFVFG
- a CDS encoding universal stress protein, producing MYSGDTMYKKVLVTSTGEYLDEIIEHTLDLVDGRSIEVIGLYIADTSAPFLTPSKVKQMMVNELKSKGKEVLESMGQEFENAGLNFKPMLIEGDPAEKIVETAEDENVDVIIMGTGKSKIDKHLLGSVSEKVVHSAPCTVLLIRSKHKPLEQIE
- the cobQ gene encoding cobyric acid synthase CobQ, which encodes MVQGTSSNAGKSVVVAALCRIFSKRGYNVAPFKSQNMSLNSYTTHENAEIAIAQVLQAEAAGIEPSYHMNPILLKPKEDFISQVIVHGKPVNDMNFYDYQNSFREKALKAIKTSLDTLKEKYDIIVIEGAGSPAEINMQDKDLANMKIAEIADADVILVADIDRGGVFASIAGTFALLPEKDRKRIKGIIINKFRGNLDILIPGIRQIEEIVGAPVLGVLPYDESLKLPEEDSASLSERKYSKNEKVTIGVMRLPRISNFTDIDPLEYEPDVGIKLIEMGDEIGNVDALILPGTRNTVNDMIALNEAGFTDEIASLSREIPVFGICGGYQMLGKKIIDESFKESKYGSVEGIGILDAKTKFDRIDKIVTQSRASILGNGIFKEIKGDSVNGYELHEGLTLLGESKPLFEVIEGCGNHPSSPYDGAVNGYTAGTYLHGIFHNFTFRRFFTDYLRAQNGIDMLGFSEDNFENLKKYSIDRLAEIVEDNVDLKLIEESIEKRV
- the lonB gene encoding ATP-dependent protease LonB gives rise to the protein MANLNSDSSSSSNSFNLRTYKTSEEIKVPEKIIDQIIGQEEAVETIKKAAKQRRNVLLIGEPGIGKSMLAKGMAELLPPEELQDILVYPNIEDNHNPLIGTMPAGEGKKIVANYKAKAKSQEERKNMFTMIIISFILIVGFVVNQFFMALIAAAIVFVALLQIKPRTTVMIPKLLVSNENNITAPFIDATGAHAGALLGDVRHDPYQSGGLGTPAHERVEAGMIHKASKGVLYVDEIGTMHMKTQQELLTAMQEKKYSITGQSETSSGAMVRSQAVPCDFVLVASGNLKVLEGMHIALRSRIRGYGYEVFMKDSMPDTPENRDKLVQFVAQEVEKDGRIPHFSREAVAEIIREAQRRAGKKDTLTLRLRDLGGLVRAAGDIAKGEGAEHVTLEHVLGAKKLARTLEQQIADRYIGQKKQYETFASEGGKIGTVNGLAIIGDRSGIILPIVAEAAPAQSKSEGKIIATGKLGEIAKEAVQNVSALIKKHTGTDISSYDIHIQFLQSYEGVEGDSASVSVATAVISSLENIPVDQSVALTGSLSVRGDVLPVGGVTGKIEAAAESGIKKVLIPKSNMNDVLIEERYRNKIEIIPVENMSEVLEHALLGKDKKGLLDRMQKITNMVPNIGLQNPTTH
- a CDS encoding DEAD/DEAH box helicase; protein product: MEKLRFFDLDLSDEIKRAIKDMGFEEATPIQSLAIPYILDEKDVIGQAQTGTGKTAAFGIPTLERVDPDNKSLQAVILCPTRELAIQVAEELRKLSKYMRKLNVLPIYGGQPIERQIKSLKKGVQIIIGTPGRVMDHMRRGTLKMNNVKIMVLDEADEMLDMGFREDIETVLEDMPEERQTLLFSATMSKAILNLTKRYQTNPEFLKVIHQQMTVPEIQQIYFEVKEKMKLELLSRLIDIYNPQLSLVFCNTKRRVDTLVTHLQVRGYLADGLHGDMTQGQRDRVMSKFRSGQIEILVATDVAARGIDVGDVEAVFNYDVPNDDEYYVHRIGRTGRAGKSGRAFTFASGREIYQLRDIQKFTKTKIEQHRIPSLSDVKKIKTNMFLDDIKHVINTEDLDDYTTKIERLIKEDYTSIEIAAALLKMIMTKKDQKESGDEGFGDTGASPGMVRFFINVGRKQRVKAKDIVRAIAEETGLSSKIVGKIDVFDKFSFVEIPEENAGEVLSIMGRCKIKGKSANMEPANKK